One genomic segment of Gammaproteobacteria bacterium includes these proteins:
- a CDS encoding DEAD/DEAH box helicase family protein: MKLRFDADLEHQREAIAAIAGVFEGQETPQSTYSQVSQSLGNALFAGVEHSELGVANALNIDDSRILQNVQRIQEQNDIARSSALVDGHDSDYKFPNFTVEMETGTGKTYVYLRSIFDLNRRYGFKKFIVVVPSVAIREGVLKSLEITREHFSAIYNKVPYDYFVYDSKKLGKVRQFATDNIIKIMVINIDAIRGDKNTRIFGQEREELAGHKPSEYVSATRPILIIDEPQSVDNTPISQKAIETLNPLFAFRYSATHKNFYNLLYKLDPVRAYDMRLVKRIEINSVQSEENFNMPYIRLDAVDYDEGTKTPHAKVTIHVDGPNGSKSKKTKIKYRENLSSKSNRSDYAEGFIVKSISAKPGLEHIEFSNSTIIKLGEELGGMSEEVIKAQIRDTIELHLEREELFKKEGIKVLSLFFIDKVSNYRTYDSGIPQKGRFAEWFEEIYTELSNDQSAEKVHNGYFSQDSKGRSRDTSGTTKTDEDTYNLIMRDKERLLDVREPLRFIFSHSALKEGWDNPNVFQICTLRNIGKDTERRQTIGRGLRLPVNQEGERIFDDNINRLTVIANESFEDYAKALQADIEHDTGIQFGYIKPEAFSKLISPVTNEAIGQERSKDIWEELEKQGYINAEGKIQDKFAPDSPEFVLDVADEFKTIRPAVIDEMKHYVFESRIENARKKKRVKYRKEVKTNPDFIELWKRISKKTYYSVKYKTDELINEAVEEIRGMAEIEAVQITRKITEANITRAGVKEEKVLDETTRDADAKKQIPDIMAFLQRETELTRGTLHKILLHSDRLKDFLRNPQAFMTEVAKRLNGVLHGIVIDGIKYEKIGDQAFEMRLFEEEDEKHLGTYLDRLYKVQNQDRTTHDYIVYESKVEKEFAEKLDSMDSIRFFVKLPSWFVVPTPVGNYNPDWAIVAKKDAKVYLVRETKGTLEEEKRRLIENQKIKCGARHFEAIDVDFAVCTNVREAFKNVL, translated from the coding sequence ATGAAACTTCGATTCGACGCCGACCTGGAACACCAGCGCGAGGCTATCGCGGCGATAGCAGGAGTCTTTGAGGGACAAGAAACCCCACAAAGCACCTACTCACAGGTCAGCCAAAGCCTGGGCAATGCGCTGTTTGCCGGCGTCGAGCACAGCGAATTGGGAGTCGCCAATGCTTTGAACATTGACGATAGCCGGATTCTGCAGAATGTACAGAGGATTCAAGAACAAAACGACATTGCAAGATCCTCTGCCTTGGTTGACGGCCACGACAGTGATTACAAGTTTCCGAATTTCACTGTGGAAATGGAAACCGGAACCGGGAAAACCTATGTTTATCTGCGGTCAATATTCGATCTTAACCGGCGATATGGATTCAAAAAGTTTATCGTGGTTGTGCCCAGCGTGGCAATTCGGGAAGGCGTGCTCAAAAGTCTTGAGATTACAAGGGAGCATTTCTCCGCGATATATAACAAAGTGCCCTATGACTACTTCGTTTATGATTCAAAAAAATTGGGCAAGGTTCGTCAATTTGCCACAGACAACATCATTAAGATTATGGTTATCAACATTGATGCAATTCGCGGGGACAAAAACACCCGCATCTTTGGCCAGGAACGTGAAGAGCTGGCAGGCCACAAGCCATCAGAGTATGTTTCGGCAACGCGCCCAATCCTGATAATTGATGAGCCACAAAGCGTTGACAACACTCCAATATCGCAAAAGGCAATCGAGACATTGAATCCGCTTTTTGCTTTTCGTTACTCTGCGACGCACAAGAATTTTTACAATCTGCTCTATAAACTCGACCCGGTGAGAGCCTACGATATGCGCTTGGTCAAACGAATAGAAATCAACTCTGTGCAAAGCGAAGAAAACTTTAACATGCCATATATCAGGCTTGACGCAGTTGATTATGATGAGGGGACAAAAACGCCTCATGCCAAGGTGACAATCCATGTAGATGGCCCCAACGGCTCCAAGAGCAAAAAGACCAAGATTAAGTACCGCGAGAATCTTTCGTCAAAATCAAATCGCTCTGATTACGCCGAAGGATTTATCGTCAAAAGTATTTCGGCAAAGCCGGGGCTTGAGCATATTGAATTTTCCAACAGCACAATAATCAAACTTGGTGAAGAACTTGGCGGCATGAGCGAAGAAGTTATCAAGGCGCAAATCCGGGATACTATTGAGCTTCATCTGGAGCGGGAGGAACTCTTCAAGAAAGAAGGTATCAAGGTGCTAAGCTTGTTCTTTATCGACAAAGTCTCCAATTACCGCACTTACGATAGCGGCATCCCTCAGAAAGGACGTTTCGCCGAATGGTTTGAGGAAATCTACACAGAATTGTCCAATGACCAATCTGCCGAAAAAGTGCATAACGGCTACTTTTCCCAAGACTCTAAAGGCCGTTCAAGAGACACCAGCGGGACCACGAAAACTGACGAGGACACCTATAACCTGATTATGAGAGATAAAGAACGCTTATTGGATGTGAGAGAACCATTGCGCTTCATATTCAGTCACTCGGCACTCAAGGAAGGCTGGGACAATCCGAATGTCTTTCAGATTTGCACACTCCGGAACATCGGAAAAGACACAGAACGCCGCCAAACGATTGGCCGCGGGCTTCGCCTGCCTGTAAATCAGGAAGGTGAACGCATCTTTGATGACAACATCAATCGCCTGACAGTTATTGCAAATGAAAGTTTTGAGGATTATGCCAAGGCTCTGCAAGCAGACATTGAGCATGATACAGGCATCCAGTTTGGCTACATAAAACCGGAAGCCTTCTCCAAGCTGATTTCTCCCGTCACTAATGAAGCCATTGGGCAGGAAAGGTCCAAGGACATTTGGGAAGAACTGGAAAAGCAGGGTTACATCAATGCAGAGGGAAAAATCCAGGACAAATTTGCGCCGGATTCACCGGAGTTTGTCCTGGATGTCGCAGATGAGTTCAAGACGATACGGCCAGCTGTCATTGACGAGATGAAGCACTATGTTTTCGAGAGCCGCATTGAAAACGCTCGCAAAAAAAAGCGAGTGAAGTATCGCAAGGAGGTCAAGACAAACCCCGACTTCATAGAGCTTTGGAAGCGCATCAGCAAAAAGACTTATTACTCGGTCAAATACAAGACGGATGAACTGATTAATGAGGCGGTCGAGGAAATCCGGGGCATGGCCGAGATTGAGGCAGTGCAAATCACACGGAAGATAACCGAAGCAAATATCACACGAGCAGGAGTCAAAGAAGAAAAAGTGCTGGATGAAACCACACGGGATGCCGACGCAAAAAAACAAATCCCCGATATTATGGCTTTCCTTCAGCGTGAGACTGAATTGACGCGGGGCACACTTCATAAAATCCTGCTGCACTCCGACCGGCTGAAAGACTTCTTGCGCAACCCGCAAGCTTTCATGACAGAAGTAGCCAAACGACTGAACGGGGTTCTTCACGGTATCGTCATTGATGGCATCAAGTACGAAAAAATCGGCGACCAGGCTTTTGAAATGCGACTCTTCGAGGAAGAAGATGAAAAGCATTTGGGAACTTACCTGGACCGGCTTTACAAGGTGCAAAATCAAGATCGGACAACGCATGACTACATTGTTTATGAGTCCAAAGTGGAAAAGGAATTCGCCGAGAAACTTGACAGCATGGATAGCATTCGCTTTTTCGTGAAGTTGCCGTCATGGTTCGTAGTGCCCACGCCTGTCGGAAACTACAATCCCGACTGGGCTATCGTTGCCAAAAAAGATGCCAAGGTGTATCTAGTTCGGGAGACCAAGGGCACTTTAGAGGAAGAGAAGCGCCGGCTGATAGAGAATCAGAAAATTAAATGCGGTGCACGCCACTTTGAAGCCATAGATGTTGACTTCGCGGTCTGCACAAACGTACGGGAAGCCTTTAAGAATGTGTTATAA
- a CDS encoding site-specific DNA-methyltransferase has protein sequence MTAEEPKKFDLSSMDIADAKRKRLKQFVPEAFTEIKDDEGKIIEALDFERLKSVLGEFSDVSEQPKERFGMTWPDKNKCQNIISSPSIATLKPDRSESVNFDETDNLFIEGDNLEVLKLLQKSYNGQVKMIYIDPPYNTGNDFIYPDDYSESLETYLRYTGQIDEEGRKFSTNKTDSGRSHTKWLNMMYPRLYTAQNLLCEDGIIFVSIDDNEVHNLRMLMNEIFGEENFVGQFVWQTKRPARGVPPTTMLMSNHEYMICYSRNIERVKFRGEDRKEEDFANPDNDPRGLWRSESMRSTGAKRNQFTITDPKTKRQFSGYWAFSQKRVEQMIEDNLVIFPTKNDGVPRQKKFIDSYKNPRKAIVTSLGWFSTEKATRQFMAMFDNDKVFDFPKPLDVIKFIVRQTVMEDDIVLDYFAGSCTTAHAVLDLNKDGINRKFICVQMPEQCDEKSEARKAGYQTIADIGKERLRRVISKIIESNERKNQNTIGFKVFKLDQSNFKVWDNTPEDSEEAVKEQLRLHVDHINPDATQEDILYELLLKAGFPLTTNIEKKEMAGKTVFSIEDGVLLICLEEALTSEVIRAMAEANPMQVICLDTSFAGNDQLKTNAVQTFKSRTTGDETHQQIVFRTV, from the coding sequence ATGACTGCGGAAGAACCCAAAAAGTTTGACCTTTCTTCAATGGACATAGCCGATGCAAAACGCAAGCGGCTTAAACAATTTGTGCCGGAAGCCTTTACTGAGATAAAAGATGATGAAGGAAAAATCATTGAGGCTTTGGATTTCGAGCGGCTGAAAAGTGTGCTCGGGGAATTTTCCGATGTTTCCGAGCAGCCAAAGGAACGCTTTGGTATGACATGGCCTGACAAAAATAAGTGCCAGAATATTATTTCGTCCCCATCTATAGCAACGCTCAAACCAGACCGGAGTGAATCTGTGAACTTTGATGAAACTGACAATCTTTTCATTGAAGGAGACAATCTTGAAGTCTTGAAACTGTTGCAAAAAAGTTACAACGGACAGGTCAAGATGATTTATATCGACCCCCCATATAATACTGGGAACGATTTCATTTACCCTGATGATTACTCTGAGAGTTTGGAAACGTATCTTCGATACACTGGCCAAATTGATGAAGAGGGGCGTAAATTCTCCACTAACAAGACTGACTCAGGTCGCTCTCATACCAAATGGTTAAACATGATGTACCCAAGGCTTTATACGGCCCAGAATCTTCTTTGTGAAGATGGCATCATTTTTGTTTCCATTGACGACAACGAGGTACACAACCTGCGGATGCTGATGAATGAGATTTTTGGGGAGGAGAATTTTGTTGGCCAGTTTGTTTGGCAAACGAAACGGCCTGCAAGAGGGGTGCCACCTACGACAATGCTAATGTCAAACCATGAATATATGATTTGTTACTCTAGAAATATAGAAAGGGTCAAATTCAGGGGAGAAGACAGAAAAGAGGAAGATTTTGCCAACCCTGACAATGATCCTCGTGGCTTGTGGCGTTCAGAAAGCATGAGATCAACTGGTGCAAAAAGAAATCAATTTACAATCACCGATCCAAAGACCAAAAGGCAGTTTTCTGGTTATTGGGCGTTTTCCCAAAAGCGAGTGGAACAGATGATTGAGGATAATCTGGTCATTTTCCCCACGAAAAATGATGGTGTCCCTCGGCAAAAGAAATTCATTGACTCTTATAAAAATCCCAGGAAAGCCATTGTTACATCGCTTGGTTGGTTTTCTACGGAAAAGGCAACAAGGCAATTCATGGCCATGTTTGATAATGATAAAGTCTTTGACTTTCCTAAGCCGTTGGACGTTATAAAATTTATCGTCAGACAAACTGTAATGGAAGACGACATTGTCCTCGACTACTTCGCCGGCTCCTGCACTACAGCTCACGCTGTGCTTGACCTGAATAAAGACGGGATTAACCGTAAATTCATTTGCGTGCAGATGCCGGAACAGTGCGATGAGAAAAGCGAGGCGCGCAAAGCCGGCTACCAAACCATCGCCGACATTGGCAAGGAGCGTCTTCGCCGTGTTATCAGTAAAATAATAGAATCTAACGAGAGAAAGAACCAGAACACGATTGGCTTCAAGGTATTCAAATTAGACCAATCAAACTTCAAAGTGTGGGATAACACACCAGAGGACAGCGAGGAAGCAGTTAAAGAGCAGCTCAGGCTCCATGTTGACCATATCAATCCAGATGCCACTCAAGAGGATATCCTCTACGAGTTGCTTCTTAAGGCCGGGTTTCCACTGACAACAAATATTGAAAAGAAAGAAATGGCCGGGAAAACAGTTTTTTCAATAGAAGATGGCGTTTTGCTAATCTGTCTCGAAGAGGCGCTCACATCCGAAGTTATTCGGGCAATGGCCGAGGCTAATCCAATGCAGGTAATCTGCCTAGACACGAGCTTTGCGGGTAATGACCAACTCAAAACCAATGCTGTGCAAACATTCAAGTCCCGCACTACCGGTGATGAAACTCACCAACAAATCGTCTTTCGTACAGTTTAA
- the pyrE gene encoding orotate phosphoribosyltransferase, translated as MDSNANQFIQFALEREALKFGSFELKSGRVSPYFFNAGVFNDSEALWQLGRFYAQAIVQADIKFDVLFGPAYKGIPLVCTTAICLLREFNINKPFSFNRKEVKSHGEGGWFVGAPLEGRVLIVDDVISSGATAREVIPLIREISAQPVGLVISFDRQEKGEGEASSVDEMGKEFGVPVISVANVTQLAETVAGDARYSGFIEGLREYQGQYGAVAGTK; from the coding sequence ATGGATTCCAACGCCAACCAATTTATCCAGTTCGCGCTTGAGCGCGAGGCGCTGAAGTTCGGCTCGTTTGAGTTGAAATCGGGCAGAGTCAGCCCCTACTTTTTCAATGCCGGTGTCTTCAATGACAGCGAGGCGCTGTGGCAACTGGGGCGCTTCTACGCACAGGCGATTGTGCAGGCAGACATCAAGTTTGATGTTCTGTTTGGCCCTGCCTACAAAGGCATTCCGCTGGTGTGCACGACCGCGATTTGCCTGTTGCGCGAATTCAATATCAACAAGCCTTTTTCTTTCAACCGAAAGGAAGTGAAAAGTCACGGCGAGGGCGGCTGGTTTGTCGGCGCGCCATTGGAAGGCCGGGTTTTGATTGTGGATGATGTCATCAGTTCAGGCGCCACCGCGCGCGAAGTCATTCCGCTTATCAGGGAGATTAGCGCGCAGCCGGTTGGCCTTGTTATCTCTTTTGACCGACAGGAAAAGGGCGAAGGGGAAGCTTCGTCGGTGGACGAGATGGGGAAGGAGTTCGGGGTGCCGGTGATTAGTGTTGCCAATGTTACGCAACTGGCTGAGACGGTGGCAGGGGATGCAAGGTATTCGGGGTTTATTGAAGGGTTGCGGGAGTATCAGGGGCAGTATGGAGCTGTTGCTGGTACAAAATAA
- a CDS encoding AAA family ATPase, which translates to MKLVNVQVEHFRNILDSTEVKIQDDVTCLVGKNESGKTAFLEALRRLNAGQHTLGFNASQHYPAWLEKRHRKEGRNIENAKAVTASFSLQETDQKALASRLGEGVFKSAEVQVSRTYAGTWLYAYKADENLAVSNLIREVDLPQGIADNMNNCESFDLLKEEIEKLKGNGDEQTNVACEKLNQEIGNYFGSVDNFGKLVRGEIYKLLPKFFYFAEYSKLPGIVKIRELLETDDSEINDGQRTAKALLMQAGAEDDYLLASDYETRKRELENVANAITHEVMEYWTTNSNLQVEIDISATTVDSGEGRKAVLDKLHIRMRDNQHMLSLPFQERSSGFQWFFSFLAAFSEYEYSKKPVIILLDEPGVGLHARAQADFLRFIDERLAKNCQVIYTTHSPFMIQPGKLERARVVEDRGPDTGSVISDNVFTTDSDSLFPLQGALGYDLAQHLFIGPDNLVVEGPSDYIYLSVLSAHLIENGKEGLDERWTITPVGGADLVPTFVALLGRKNLNFSVFVDSRKEGHQKLQSLADQKFLAETRIITVGQILERQSGDIEDLFSPEDYLKMYNAAFNKSYQASDLTGNDPFVKRIARKENIGRFDHGRPAEILMRKRDEILPSLSEETLQNFEKLFSCINSTLPNRG; encoded by the coding sequence ATGAAATTGGTTAATGTCCAAGTTGAGCACTTCCGGAACATTCTGGACTCAACCGAGGTTAAAATCCAGGATGATGTCACATGCTTAGTTGGCAAAAACGAGTCTGGCAAAACTGCGTTTTTAGAGGCGCTTCGACGCCTAAATGCTGGCCAACACACTTTGGGCTTCAACGCAAGCCAGCACTACCCCGCTTGGCTTGAAAAGAGGCACCGGAAGGAAGGGCGGAATATAGAGAATGCCAAGGCTGTCACAGCATCGTTTTCTCTCCAAGAAACTGACCAAAAAGCACTTGCTTCGCGGTTAGGTGAGGGCGTTTTCAAGTCAGCCGAAGTTCAAGTTAGCCGCACCTACGCGGGAACGTGGCTTTATGCGTATAAGGCAGATGAAAATCTGGCAGTTTCAAATCTGATTAGAGAAGTTGATTTGCCACAGGGCATTGCAGACAACATGAACAACTGTGAATCATTTGATCTGTTGAAAGAAGAAATTGAGAAACTAAAGGGTAACGGCGATGAACAGACGAATGTCGCTTGCGAAAAACTCAATCAAGAAATTGGCAATTATTTTGGGAGCGTTGACAACTTTGGGAAATTAGTTAGAGGAGAGATATACAAACTCCTCCCAAAATTCTTTTACTTCGCTGAGTACAGTAAGTTACCGGGTATTGTGAAAATCCGAGAGCTGCTTGAAACCGATGACTCAGAAATTAATGACGGTCAACGGACAGCAAAAGCACTGCTAATGCAGGCTGGTGCCGAAGATGATTACCTCTTGGCCTCTGACTATGAAACGCGTAAGCGAGAACTGGAGAATGTGGCTAACGCCATTACCCATGAGGTTATGGAATACTGGACCACGAACTCAAATCTTCAGGTTGAAATCGACATTTCAGCAACCACTGTGGATAGCGGGGAAGGCCGGAAGGCCGTATTAGACAAGTTGCATATTCGGATGCGAGACAACCAGCACATGCTGTCTCTCCCCTTTCAAGAACGTTCATCGGGCTTCCAATGGTTCTTTTCCTTTTTGGCGGCATTCTCGGAATACGAATATAGCAAAAAACCAGTCATCATTTTGCTGGATGAACCAGGTGTCGGGTTACATGCTCGCGCACAAGCTGATTTTCTGCGATTTATTGATGAACGTTTGGCTAAAAATTGTCAAGTCATCTATACGACACACTCTCCATTTATGATTCAACCAGGCAAGTTAGAGCGAGCGCGTGTAGTCGAAGACCGGGGGCCTGACACAGGCTCCGTAATTTCTGATAACGTTTTCACCACCGATTCAGACTCACTTTTCCCTCTGCAAGGTGCATTGGGCTACGATTTGGCTCAGCACCTGTTTATTGGGCCTGACAATCTTGTGGTTGAAGGCCCATCGGACTACATCTATTTGTCAGTGCTGTCAGCACATCTCATAGAAAATGGCAAAGAGGGCTTGGATGAGCGATGGACTATTACTCCTGTCGGTGGTGCTGACCTCGTCCCTACCTTTGTGGCGCTGCTCGGACGGAAAAATCTGAATTTCTCGGTTTTCGTTGATTCGCGCAAAGAGGGTCATCAAAAACTTCAGTCACTTGCCGACCAAAAATTTCTGGCAGAAACACGTATCATCACTGTAGGACAAATCCTCGAGCGCCAGTCGGGTGACATTGAGGATTTGTTCTCGCCAGAAGATTATCTGAAAATGTATAACGCAGCGTTTAACAAGTCATATCAAGCTTCAGACCTTACCGGCAATGATCCTTTTGTAAAACGGATTGCCCGCAAGGAAAACATAGGGCGATTTGACCATGGAAGACCAGCCGAGATACTGATGCGAAAACGTGATGAAATACTGCCATCTCTTTCAGAAGAGACCCTCCAGAACTTTGAAAAGTTGTTCTCATGCATCAATTCAACACTCCCAAATAGAGGATGA